The Flavobacterium commune genome contains a region encoding:
- a CDS encoding GIY-YIG nuclease family protein, with protein sequence MYELNEGYHTYYVYIITNSYRSTFYIGMTNNLKQRLQQHHQNIVDGNKTFATKYNLEFLVYYEKFTWVQQAIVREKELKNWRREKKLNLIRSFNSDFEFLNYRFNKDNEIPSASE encoded by the coding sequence ATGTATGAACTAAACGAGGGATATCATACTTATTATGTTTATATAATTACAAATAGTTATAGAAGTACTTTTTACATTGGAATGACTAATAATTTGAAGCAACGATTACAACAACATCATCAGAATATAGTGGACGGAAATAAAACCTTTGCAACCAAATACAATTTGGAGTTCTTAGTTTATTATGAAAAATTCACATGGGTACAGCAGGCTATTGTTCGAGAAAAAGAATTAAAAAACTGGAGAAGGGAGAAAAAATTAAATTTGATACGATCTTTTAATTCAGATTTTGAGTTTCTGAATTACAGATTTAATAAAGATAATGAGATTCCTTCTGCGTCGGAGTGA
- a CDS encoding acyltransferase family protein: MSNILKIEIDQNRIYGLDILRALAILFVVFGHGNYIVETEIYKYVNFFLFDGVSIFFVLSGFLIGGILIELFNNNALTFKLIYSFWMRRWFRTMPNYFFILTILIVLNLLFKKNFKIIDVLQYYIFSQNLFYKHPEFFPEAWSLSVEEWFYLLTPIIIFGFIKVFKITIKKSVFITSILLITISTLIRYYLFKSIGKIQLDEEYWGWKFRGLVVTRLDSLMYGIIGAYISYYFNDKWIKYKIHFLIIGILFFMIIKFNLFNFLQFNFFDSVFSFTFTSLGTLFLLPYLSTFKEGSGRVYQVITIVSLISYSMYLVNLSIVQYWLLDCINWNVVFYFNSYFALVFKYFLYWFLTVMISIFIYKYFELPMMKLRDKKYFS; encoded by the coding sequence TTGAGTAATATTTTAAAAATAGAGATTGATCAAAATAGGATATACGGTTTGGATATTTTAAGGGCATTAGCCATTTTGTTTGTAGTTTTCGGACATGGGAATTATATAGTAGAAACTGAAATATATAAATATGTCAATTTCTTTCTTTTTGACGGTGTTAGCATTTTTTTTGTTTTAAGTGGGTTTTTAATTGGTGGTATTTTGATTGAATTATTTAATAATAATGCTCTAACCTTTAAATTGATATATTCTTTTTGGATGAGAAGATGGTTTAGAACGATGCCAAACTATTTTTTTATTTTAACAATACTAATAGTGTTGAATTTATTGTTTAAAAAGAATTTTAAAATTATAGATGTTTTACAATATTATATTTTTTCTCAAAATTTATTTTACAAACATCCTGAATTTTTTCCTGAAGCTTGGAGTTTGAGTGTTGAAGAATGGTTTTATCTTTTGACTCCAATTATAATTTTTGGGTTTATTAAAGTTTTTAAGATTACAATAAAAAAATCTGTTTTTATTACATCAATATTACTAATTACAATTTCAACTTTAATAAGATATTATTTGTTTAAAAGTATTGGCAAAATACAGTTAGATGAAGAATATTGGGGTTGGAAATTTAGGGGTTTAGTTGTGACCCGATTAGATAGTTTGATGTATGGGATAATTGGAGCGTATATATCTTATTATTTTAATGATAAATGGATAAAGTATAAAATCCATTTTTTGATTATTGGTATTTTGTTTTTTATGATTATAAAGTTCAATTTATTTAACTTTTTACAATTTAATTTTTTTGATAGTGTATTTTCATTTACTTTCACTTCATTAGGGACACTTTTTTTATTACCATATTTGAGTACTTTTAAAGAAGGAAGTGGAAGGGTCTATCAAGTTATAACAATTGTAAGTCTGATTTCGTACTCTATGTATCTTGTTAATTTAAGTATTGTTCAATATTGGTTGTTGGATTGTATCAATTGGAATGTTGTTTTTTATTTTAATAGTTATTTCGCTCTTGTTTTTAAATATTTTTTGTACTGGTTTTTGACAGTCATGATTTCAATATTTATTTATAAATATTTTGAATTACCAATGATGAAATTGAGAGACAAGAAATATTTTAGCTAA
- a CDS encoding N-acetylneuraminate synthase family protein encodes MNNYKKPYVIAEIGCNHKGEMEIAKELIKIAKIFCNADAVKFQKRNNKELLTEAQYNAPHPNSSNAYGATYGEHREYLEFNVNQHAELKSYCESIGITYSTSVWDTTSAKEITSLNPEFIKIPSACNNNYAMLSWLCDNYEGEIHISTGMTTKDETEDLVNFFIEKGRNQDLVLYNCTSGYPVPFEDVCLLDINLLKAKYGDKVKHIGFSGHHLGIAVDVAAYTLGANIIERHYTLDRTWKGTDHAASLEPMGLRKLSRDLNAVYSALTFKSTDILPIEQVQREKLKNKKG; translated from the coding sequence ATGAACAACTATAAAAAACCCTATGTCATTGCCGAAATAGGTTGCAATCACAAAGGAGAAATGGAAATCGCTAAAGAACTCATCAAAATTGCTAAAATCTTTTGCAATGCCGATGCCGTTAAATTCCAAAAAAGAAACAACAAAGAGCTATTAACCGAAGCACAATACAATGCACCCCATCCCAATAGTTCGAATGCCTATGGAGCCACCTATGGTGAACATCGCGAATATTTAGAATTCAACGTGAACCAGCACGCCGAATTAAAATCCTATTGCGAATCAATAGGAATTACTTATTCTACCTCGGTTTGGGATACTACTTCAGCAAAAGAAATTACTTCTTTGAATCCTGAGTTTATCAAAATTCCTTCGGCTTGTAATAATAATTATGCGATGCTGTCTTGGTTGTGTGACAATTATGAGGGCGAAATCCACATTTCAACAGGAATGACTACCAAAGACGAAACCGAAGATTTAGTGAATTTCTTTATTGAAAAAGGAAGAAACCAAGATTTGGTGTTGTACAACTGTACTTCGGGGTATCCTGTTCCTTTTGAAGATGTATGCTTATTAGATATTAATTTGCTGAAAGCCAAATACGGAGACAAAGTAAAACACATTGGTTTCTCAGGGCATCATTTGGGTATTGCAGTAGATGTAGCCGCTTACACCTTGGGAGCTAATATTATCGAAAGGCATTATACCTTAGACAGAACCTGGAAAGGCACAGATCATGCTGCATCCTTAGAACCCATGGGTTTGCGTAAATTGAGCCGTGATTTGAATGCGGTTTATTCCGCTTTAACATTCAAATCAACTGATATTTTACCCATCGAGCAAGTGCAAAGAGAGAAGCTGAAGAATAAGAAAGGATAA
- a CDS encoding acylneuraminate cytidylyltransferase yields MKKTAIIPLRKDSKGIPAKNKKKMLGRPLFSWVLAEAIFSNLDNIYVFTDDSEIIDYIDKEYHWTPKVKALLRSDENATDTASTESAMIEFAESIQYDFDILCLLQATSPMTTATDINAVLDKIETEKYDSALTVVNTHRFTWNPDGTPQNYDVFHRPRRQDFEGLLIENGAVYATTKSTFITSKNRLSGNIGLVQMPENSLVEIDSATDWKIVEELLASRLKKTKKHQRIDYLVLDVDGVFTNGQVFYSAEGELAKAFDMRDGMGLEILRQHQVEVVVMTSENSPLVAQRMKKLQIENTFLGVKDKYAFLQQFVKERNTSFSALAYIGDDVNDLTNICSVGWSFAPANATEIVKQNADYLLTKPSAEGAIREACEWIMKYNERY; encoded by the coding sequence ATGAAAAAAACAGCCATTATCCCCTTACGAAAAGACTCCAAAGGAATTCCTGCCAAGAATAAGAAAAAAATGCTGGGTCGTCCATTGTTTTCCTGGGTCTTGGCAGAAGCTATTTTTTCAAATCTGGATAACATCTACGTTTTTACGGATGATTCCGAAATCATTGATTATATTGATAAAGAATACCATTGGACTCCAAAAGTAAAAGCATTATTGCGCTCGGATGAAAATGCTACCGATACCGCTTCCACCGAAAGTGCTATGATTGAGTTTGCCGAAAGCATTCAGTACGATTTTGATATCCTATGCCTGCTGCAAGCCACTTCGCCCATGACTACGGCTACTGATATCAATGCAGTTTTAGACAAAATAGAAACCGAAAAGTACGATTCGGCACTTACCGTAGTCAATACCCACCGTTTTACCTGGAATCCCGATGGAACTCCACAAAACTATGATGTGTTTCATCGTCCAAGACGTCAGGATTTTGAGGGTTTGTTGATTGAAAATGGAGCGGTGTATGCTACAACTAAATCCACTTTTATAACTTCAAAAAATCGCCTTAGTGGCAACATAGGATTAGTCCAAATGCCCGAAAACAGCCTAGTCGAAATAGATTCGGCAACCGACTGGAAAATTGTAGAAGAACTTCTGGCAAGCCGTTTGAAAAAAACCAAAAAACACCAACGCATCGATTATCTGGTTCTGGATGTAGATGGTGTTTTTACCAATGGGCAAGTCTTCTATTCTGCCGAAGGCGAATTGGCCAAAGCTTTTGATATGCGCGATGGCATGGGATTAGAAATCCTTCGTCAGCATCAGGTAGAAGTAGTAGTAATGACCTCAGAAAACTCTCCCTTGGTGGCCCAACGCATGAAAAAACTCCAAATAGAAAATACCTTTTTAGGAGTAAAAGACAAATATGCTTTTTTACAGCAGTTTGTAAAAGAAAGGAATACAAGTTTTAGTGCTTTAGCCTACATAGGCGATGATGTTAATGATTTGACAAATATCTGTAGTGTGGGTTGGTCTTTTGCACCAGCAAATGCAACCGAAATAGTAAAACAAAACGCCGATTATTTACTAACAAAACCATCCGCCGAAGGTGCCATCAGAGAAGCATGTGAGTGGATTATGAAATATAATGAGAGGTATTAA
- a CDS encoding glycosyltransferase family 2 protein — protein sequence MITLVLTNRNRDLRIVKNCLESLRNQTTKEFELFFVDYGSDLDYLVGLKNLVVSYPKVHLILCPVNGQLWNKSRAINIALKLTNTPYFLVGDLDLIFAPQFMSTAYKLINSKDIYYFKYGFLSREESLKNKVYEEYEIDFDGNIDVAGTTLFPTEQLKDINGYDEFYHGWGAEDVDIHIRMSNLGCRVVFYDSSILVKHQWHPKQYRSKISKHPFHIGLEAINHAYMDLGKKTKRIIVNQNQSWGKMTDIEMYEKLKLGIPTVDLFLTNSLTVISAVLAQFANFNKEVLNLRIDEVDKLTIYKNQIKKKLNKKAINYIEMEQVNALILEQIIKNYRNNPYKYIFDRDLKYIQLKMVF from the coding sequence ATGATTACACTAGTTTTAACTAATAGAAATCGTGATTTACGTATTGTTAAGAATTGTTTAGAATCTCTTCGTAATCAAACAACAAAAGAATTTGAATTGTTTTTTGTGGATTACGGAAGTGATTTGGATTACTTAGTAGGATTAAAGAACTTAGTTGTCAGTTATCCTAAAGTTCATTTAATTTTATGTCCAGTGAATGGTCAGTTATGGAATAAAAGTAGGGCGATAAATATCGCTTTGAAACTAACAAATACTCCATATTTTTTAGTTGGGGACTTAGATTTGATTTTTGCTCCACAATTTATGAGTACAGCTTATAAGTTAATAAATAGTAAAGATATCTATTATTTTAAATATGGTTTTTTATCGCGAGAAGAATCATTAAAAAATAAAGTATATGAGGAATATGAAATTGATTTCGATGGAAACATAGATGTTGCAGGAACAACTCTTTTCCCAACTGAACAATTAAAAGATATTAACGGTTATGATGAATTTTATCATGGTTGGGGAGCTGAAGATGTTGATATCCATATAAGAATGAGTAATTTAGGTTGTAGGGTTGTGTTTTATGATTCATCTATTTTAGTTAAACATCAATGGCATCCAAAACAATATAGAAGTAAAATAAGTAAACATCCTTTTCATATTGGTTTAGAAGCGATTAATCATGCTTATATGGATTTAGGTAAAAAAACTAAAAGAATTATTGTAAATCAAAATCAATCATGGGGTAAAATGACTGATATTGAAATGTATGAAAAATTAAAATTAGGCATACCAACTGTTGATTTGTTTTTAACTAATTCATTAACAGTAATTAGTGCTGTTTTGGCTCAGTTTGCGAATTTTAATAAAGAAGTTTTAAATCTTCGAATAGATGAAGTAGACAAACTCACAATATATAAGAACCAAATAAAAAAAAAGCTAAATAAAAAAGCGATTAATTACATAGAGATGGAGCAAGTTAATGCATTAATTTTAGAGCAAATTATTAAAAATTATAGAAATAATCCATATAAATATATTTTTGATAGAGATTTAAAATACATTCAACTTAAAATGGTTTTTTGA